The Herbiconiux sp. A18JL235 region TCCGCCTGGCGCGCAGTTCGGTTCCGGGCGTCGCTCCGTCAACCACGACCGTGATCGGCCTCCCCACCCCGACCCCCGCCGATCTCATCGCAACGCTGGCCCTCCTCTGCGCCCCGACCCCGAGCATCCGCATCACCCTGCTCTGACCGCACCGCCCGCGTCTGCGCCGCGCGAAACGATGCGATCCCACCCGCAGCCGAACGACGGATGCACGGCCCGCCTTCGCGCCGCAACTCCGTGGTTCGAACGGCACCGGCCAGGCGGTGCGCCGCGCCCCTACCCCTTCGGCAGCGAGCGCTTCTCCACCCAGCGGTCGACGACCGACCCCACGTCGACGCCGCCGGAGTGCTGCTCCATGATCTCGACGAAGTCGATGGGCGCGACGAGCCCGTGGGTGCACTCGGCGACGTACGCCCGCAGCCCCTCGAAGAACGCCTCGTCGCCCACGGCCCTCCGCACGGCGTGCAGCGCGAGCGCCCCGCGCTTGTAGACGCGGTCGTCGAACATGGCGCGCGGGCCGGGGTCTCCGATGACGATGTCGCGCGGCTGGGCCTCGAGCGCGGCCCGGTGCACGGCTGCGTTCGCGTCGGCGGTCACTCCCCCGCTCGACTCCGCCCACAGCCACTCGGCGTAGCAGGCGAAGCCCTCGTGCAGCCAGATGTCGCGCCAGCGCGCGACCGTGAGGCTGTTGCCGAACCACTGATGCGCGAGCTCGTGGGCGATGAGGCGGTCGGCCCCGTGCATCCCGTTCACGTGGTTGCTGCCGAACACGGCGAGCCCCTGAGCCTCGAGCGGGATCTCGAGCGCGTCGTCGGTGACCACCACCGTGTACTCGTCGAACGGGTAGGGCCCGAACAACTCGGAGAACACCGCCATCATCTGCGGAACGGGTGCGAAGTCGATCGACACCTCGCGTTCGAGCCGCCCGGGGTGGAACACCGTCTGCACGACGGGCTCGGCGGCGAGCCGCCGCGACCGGTACCGCCCGATCTGCACGGTGGCGAGATAGCTCGCCATGGGCTGCCGCATCTCGTACGTCCACGAGGTGCGCCCCGAGCGCGTCGACCGCGCCACCAGCGGCCCGTTCGAGACGGCGGTGTAGGCCGCCTCGCAGGTGATGGTGATGCGGTAGGTCGCCTTGTCGGCCGGCTGGTCGTTGCACGGGTACCACGACGCGGCGCCGCAGGGCTGCCCGGCGACGATCACCCCGTCGGCGAGCTCTTCCCAGCCCACCTCGCCCCAGGCGCTGCGCACCGGATGCGGCGCACCGCGGTAGCGCACCTCCACCACGAACTCGGTGCCGTCGAGGATGACCTCGTCGACGGTCACCACGAGCTTGCGCACCGTCTCGGCGATCTTGCGCGGGCGCACGCCGTTCACGGTCACCCGCACCACGCTGAGCCCGGCGAAGTCGAAGCTGAACCGGGTGAGGTCCATCGTCGCCCGAGCCGTGATGAGGGCGGTCGCCGTGAGCCTGTTCGTGGCGACCCGGTAGTCGAGGTCGAGGTCGTAGCGCACGACCGAATACCCGCCGTTGCCGCTCGTCGGAAGGTAGTCGTCTCCGGCTGTCGACGCACCGAAGGTGGAGGGGTGGGAGGCCATGGGTGCGCTCAAGTCTGCCACTCCGCGCGCCCGACGCCGCGCACGCTCAGGATCTCACTCGGGGCTCGACGGGAAGCACCCACGGTGATATCGGGTTGCCCGCCCACACCGTTCCCTTCGGCACCCGTTCCCCCCGCATCACGAGCGACCCCGGCCCCACGCTCGCGAGCCGGTCGATGGAGGCGGCAGGCAGGATGACGCTGTGCGGGCCGAGCGTCGCACCCTCGGCGATCGCCACCCGGTCGAGCTGCATGATGCGGTCGTGGAACAGGTGCGTCTGCACCACACAGCCGCGGTTCACCGTCGACCCGTCGCCGAGGGTGATGAGGTCGGCTTCGGGCAGCCAGTACGACTCGCACCAGACGCCGCGCCCGACGCGGGCGCCGAGGCTTCGCAGCCAGACGGCGAGCGCCGGGGTTCCGCCCGCGTTCGCCGCGAACCAGGGCCGCGCGACGGTCTCGACGAAGGTGTCGGCGAGTTCGTTGCGCCAGACGAACGACGACCAGAGCGGATGCTCCTCCGCCCGGATGCGCCCCACCAGCAGCCATTTCGCCACGGTGGTGACGAGCGCGGCCACCCCGCCCGCGGCGAGCATCACGACGCCGGAGAGGAGGACGGCCCAGCCGAGTCCGAGTTCGATCCAGAGCAGCTCGAGCACCGCGAGGATGCCGAGCGCCACCCACCCGGTGACGACGACGGGGACGATGCGGAGGATCTCCCACACCGCCCGCGCCACCTTGAGGTGGGTGGGCGGCTCGAAGGTGCGCGCCTCGTCGAAGTCGGTGACCGTGCGGCGCAGCCGCACCGCGGGGTTGCCGAGCCACGACGACCCCCGCTTGCCCTTGCGCGGCGCCGAGGAGAGCACCGCGACGAGGCCGTTGCGCGGCACCGTGCGGCCCGGGCCCGCCATGCCCGAGTTGCCGAGGAAGGCGCGCCGGCCCACCTTCGCCGGCGCGATGTGCAACCAGCCGCCGCCGAGCTCGTACGAGCCGACCATGGTGTCGTCGGCGAGGAACGCGCCGGGCGCGATCGTCGTGAGCGCCGGCAGCAGCAGCACCGTCGAGGCCTCGACGTTCTTGCCCACCTTGGCTCCGAGCATCCGGAGCCAGATCGGGGTGAACAGGCTCGAGTAGATCGGGAAGAGGAGGGTGCGCGCGGCGTCGAGGATGCGCTCGGTCGACCACACCTTCCACCCGATGCGGCTGCGCACCGGGTGGAAGCCCTCGTGGAGGCCCATGCCGAGCAGGCGCACGGCGCCGAGCACGAGCAGGGCGTAGACGAACCCCGTCACGACGACGGCGAGCGGGAGGACGAGCGCGGCGCGCACGGCCGCCTCGCCGAGCGACGTCGAGCCGCCGATGCCGGCGCCGAGCACGAACGCGCCCGCGATGACGGCGACCGCGGGCATCGCGGCCATGGCGAGCGAGCCGAGGGCGTAGGCGACGAGCCACTGGCGGGCCGGCTCGGGCCGCACCGACGGCCAGGGGCGGCGGGCCTGGCCGACCCTGGAGGCGGGCGAGCCGGCCCAGCGCTCGCCGGCCGGCACGCGACCCGACACGGATGCTCCGGGCTCGACCTCGGCACCGCGACCGATGTTCGTGCCCCCGAGCAGCGTGCTGCGGGAACCGACGGTGGCGTCGGCGCCCACGTGCACGTGGCCGAGGTGGAAGGTGTCGCCGTCGAGCCAGTGGCCCGCCAGGTCGACCTCGGGTTCGATCGCCGCGCGGCTGCCGATGCTGAGCATGCCCGTCACGGGTGGAAGGGTGTGCAGGTCGACCCCGTCGCCGATCTTG contains the following coding sequences:
- a CDS encoding M1 family metallopeptidase; its protein translation is MSAPMASHPSTFGASTAGDDYLPTSGNGGYSVVRYDLDLDYRVATNRLTATALITARATMDLTRFSFDFAGLSVVRVTVNGVRPRKIAETVRKLVVTVDEVILDGTEFVVEVRYRGAPHPVRSAWGEVGWEELADGVIVAGQPCGAASWYPCNDQPADKATYRITITCEAAYTAVSNGPLVARSTRSGRTSWTYEMRQPMASYLATVQIGRYRSRRLAAEPVVQTVFHPGRLEREVSIDFAPVPQMMAVFSELFGPYPFDEYTVVVTDDALEIPLEAQGLAVFGSNHVNGMHGADRLIAHELAHQWFGNSLTVARWRDIWLHEGFACYAEWLWAESSGGVTADANAAVHRAALEAQPRDIVIGDPGPRAMFDDRVYKRGALALHAVRRAVGDEAFFEGLRAYVAECTHGLVAPIDFVEIMEQHSGGVDVGSVVDRWVEKRSLPKG